A genomic region of Neisseria cinerea contains the following coding sequences:
- the serB gene encoding phosphoserine phosphatase SerB, with amino-acid sequence MDKVLVLQGNEEALRVVSRCLEHKPENQGGRIRMPVGGDFSPTAEMRENMRRMETDFAVLPDMDFGELGLIVSDMDSTLITIECIDEIAACAGLKERVAEITERAMRGELDFEQSLRSRVALLAGLDESVLADVYENVLKLSPGAEFLLDECKRHNVKFLLVSGGFTFFTERLQQRLGFEYQHANILEIENGRLTGRLKGRIIDAQAKADLLREYRSRLGLQPHQVLAMGDGANDIPMLKEAGIGVAYRAKPKAQAAADARINFGGLERVRSLFG; translated from the coding sequence ATGGATAAGGTCTTGGTGTTGCAGGGTAATGAGGAAGCCTTGCGTGTGGTGTCCCGTTGTCTGGAACACAAACCGGAAAATCAGGGCGGGCGTATCAGGATGCCGGTTGGCGGCGATTTTTCCCCAACTGCCGAAATGCGTGAAAATATGAGGCGGATGGAAACGGATTTCGCCGTTTTGCCGGATATGGATTTTGGCGAACTCGGTTTAATTGTCAGCGATATGGATTCGACGCTGATCACCATCGAATGCATCGATGAAATTGCGGCGTGTGCCGGCTTGAAGGAACGCGTGGCGGAAATTACCGAGCGCGCCATGCGCGGAGAGTTGGATTTCGAGCAGTCGTTGCGCAGCCGCGTCGCCCTGTTGGCGGGATTGGACGAAAGTGTTTTGGCAGATGTTTATGAAAACGTTTTAAAGCTCTCGCCCGGTGCGGAATTTTTGTTGGACGAATGCAAAAGGCACAATGTGAAATTCCTGCTGGTGTCCGGTGGGTTCACATTTTTTACCGAAAGGCTGCAACAACGACTCGGCTTTGAATACCAACACGCCAATATTTTGGAAATTGAAAACGGCAGGTTGACCGGTCGTCTGAAAGGCAGAATCATCGACGCGCAGGCAAAGGCGGATTTATTGCGAGAATACCGCAGCCGCCTCGGATTGCAGCCGCATCAGGTGTTGGCGATGGGCGACGGTGCGAACGATATTCCGATGCTCAAAGAAGCCGGCATAGGCGTGGCTTACCGCGCCAAACCGAAAGCGCAGGCCGCCGCCGATGCCCGTATCAACTTCGGCGGTTTAGAGCGTGTACGCAGCCTGTTCGGATAG
- a CDS encoding Re/Si-specific NAD(P)(+) transhydrogenase subunit alpha — protein sequence MKIGIPRESLSGETRVACTPATVALLSKLGFETVVESGAGLAASLDDAAYQAAGATVADKATVWACPLIYKVNAPSEGELPLLKEGQTIVSFLWPRQNEALVEALCAKKVNALAMDMVPRISRAQALDALSSMANISGYRAVIEAANAFGRFFTGQITAAGKVPPAQVLVIGAGVAGLAAIGTANSLGAVVRAFDTRLEVAEQIESMGGKFLKLDFPQESGGSGDGYAKVMSDEFIAAEMKLFAEQAKEVDIIITTAAIPGKPAPKLITKEMVESMKSGSVIVDLAAATGGNCELTKPGELFITDNGVKIIGYTDMANRLAGQSSQLYATNLVNLTKLLSPNKDGEITLDFEDVIIRNMTVTRDGEITFPPPPIQVSAQQQQTSSEKAAPAAKPEPKPVPLWKKLAPAVIAAVLVLWVGAVAPAAFLNHFIVFVLACVIGYYVVWNVSHSLHTPLMSVTNAISGIIVVGALLQISQGNGFVTLLAFIAILIASINIFGGFFVTRRMLNMFRKG from the coding sequence ATGAAAATCGGTATCCCACGCGAGTCATTATCCGGCGAAACCCGCGTCGCCTGTACGCCTGCCACCGTTGCCCTGTTGAGCAAACTGGGCTTTGAAACCGTTGTCGAAAGCGGCGCAGGTTTGGCGGCAAGTTTGGATGATGCCGCTTACCAAGCGGCAGGCGCGACCGTTGCCGACAAAGCGACGGTTTGGGCCTGCCCTTTGATTTATAAGGTCAACGCGCCGTCCGAAGGCGAGCTGCCGCTGCTCAAAGAAGGGCAGACCATTGTCAGCTTCCTGTGGCCGCGCCAAAACGAGGCTTTGGTCGAAGCCTTGTGCGCCAAGAAAGTCAACGCGCTGGCGATGGACATGGTTCCCCGCATTTCCCGCGCGCAGGCTTTGGACGCTTTGTCTTCAATGGCAAACATCAGCGGCTACCGCGCCGTAATTGAAGCCGCCAACGCCTTCGGCCGTTTCTTCACCGGTCAAATCACCGCCGCCGGCAAAGTGCCGCCCGCGCAGGTTTTGGTGATCGGTGCAGGTGTGGCAGGTTTGGCGGCGATCGGTACGGCAAACTCGCTCGGCGCAGTGGTGCGCGCGTTCGATACCCGCTTGGAAGTGGCGGAACAAATCGAATCAATGGGCGGTAAGTTCCTGAAACTCGACTTCCCGCAAGAATCGGGCGGCAGCGGCGACGGCTACGCCAAAGTGATGAGCGACGAATTTATCGCCGCCGAGATGAAGCTCTTTGCCGAGCAGGCGAAAGAAGTGGACATTATCATCACTACCGCCGCCATTCCGGGCAAACCCGCGCCCAAGCTGATTACCAAAGAAATGGTGGAAAGCATGAAATCCGGCTCGGTCATCGTCGATTTGGCGGCGGCGACGGGCGGCAACTGCGAACTCACCAAGCCGGGCGAATTGTTCATAACCGATAACGGCGTGAAAATCATCGGCTACACCGACATGGCAAACCGCCTTGCCGGACAGTCTTCCCAGCTTTACGCCACCAACTTGGTGAACCTGACCAAGCTGTTAAGCCCGAACAAAGACGGCGAAATCACGCTGGACTTCGAAGACGTGATTATCCGCAACATGACCGTTACCCGCGACGGCGAAATCACCTTCCCGCCTCCGCCGATTCAAGTTTCCGCCCAGCAGCAGCAAACGTCGTCTGAAAAAGCCGCGCCTGCCGCCAAGCCCGAGCCGAAACCCGTTCCCCTGTGGAAAAAACTCGCGCCCGCCGTCATCGCCGCCGTGTTGGTGCTGTGGGTCGGCGCGGTTGCACCCGCAGCATTCTTGAACCACTTTATCGTGTTCGTCCTCGCCTGCGTCATCGGCTACTACGTCGTCTGGAACGTCAGCCACTCGCTGCATACCCCGCTGATGTCCGTGACCAACGCGATTTCCGGCATCATCGTCGTCGGCGCACTGCTGCAAATCAGCCAAGGCAACGGTTTCGTGACCCTGCTTGCCTTCATCGCCATCCTGATTGCCAGCATCAATATCTTCGGTGGCTTCTTCGTAACGCGCCGCATGTTGAATATGTTTAGGAAAGGATAA
- a CDS encoding MAPEG family protein, which translates to MTFAYWSILIACLLPLFCAAYAKKTGGFRFSDNHHPRDFLARTQGAAARAHAAQQNSFEAFAPFAAAVLTAHATGNAEQATVDTLAGLFILFRLAFIYCYIADKAAMRSLMWAGGFICTVGLFVAAA; encoded by the coding sequence ATGACTTTTGCCTATTGGTCCATCCTGATTGCCTGCTTATTGCCGCTTTTTTGTGCAGCGTATGCCAAAAAAACCGGCGGATTCCGCTTCAGCGACAATCATCATCCTCGTGATTTTCTGGCGCGTACCCAAGGTGCCGCTGCCCGTGCCCATGCCGCGCAGCAAAATAGTTTTGAAGCATTTGCGCCATTTGCAGCCGCCGTTTTGACGGCACACGCAACCGGCAATGCCGAACAAGCAACCGTCGACACACTTGCCGGCCTATTCATCCTGTTCCGCCTTGCCTTTATCTATTGCTATATCGCCGACAAAGCCGCCATGCGCTCACTGATGTGGGCAGGCGGATTTATCTGCACCGTCGGGCTGTTTGTGGCTGCCGCCTAA
- the pntB gene encoding Re/Si-specific NAD(P)(+) transhydrogenase subunit beta has product MSSGLVTAAYIVAAILFIFSLAGLSKQETAKQGCYSGVAGMAVALFVTVFSENTHGLGWIIIAMLIGAAIGIYKAKKVEMTEMPELIALLHSFVGLAAVLVGFNSYIESGNVSHDMHTIHLVEVYLGIFIGAVTFTGSLVAFGKLNGKISSSPLQLPAKHKLNALALGISFVLLLVFVGIDGSGFILLIMTLIALAFGWHLVASIGGADMPVVVSMLNSYSGWAAAAAGFMLSNDLLIVTGALVGSSGAILSYIMCKAMNRSFVSVIAGGFGSDSGTSSSGSQEIGEYREVKAADVAEMLKGANSVIITPGYGMAVAQAQYPVAEITELLRKNGTEVRFGIHPVAGRLPGHMNVLLAEAKVPYDIVLEMDEINDDFPETDVVLVIGANDTVNPAAQTDPNSPIAGMPVLEVWKAKEVIVFKRSMNTGYAGVQNPLFFNENSVMCFGDAKKTVDDILSELKK; this is encoded by the coding sequence ATGTCTTCAGGATTAGTGACAGCGGCGTATATCGTTGCCGCAATTTTATTTATCTTCTCGCTGGCGGGGCTGTCCAAGCAGGAAACCGCCAAACAGGGCTGCTATTCCGGCGTCGCCGGGATGGCGGTTGCCTTGTTTGTTACCGTGTTTTCCGAAAACACCCACGGACTAGGCTGGATCATCATCGCCATGCTCATCGGCGCGGCAATCGGCATCTACAAAGCAAAAAAAGTAGAAATGACCGAAATGCCCGAACTGATTGCCCTGCTGCACAGCTTCGTCGGCTTGGCGGCGGTTTTGGTCGGCTTCAACAGCTACATCGAGTCGGGCAACGTTTCGCACGATATGCACACCATCCATCTGGTCGAAGTCTATTTGGGCATTTTCATCGGCGCAGTAACCTTTACCGGCTCACTGGTCGCATTCGGCAAGCTCAACGGCAAAATCAGCAGCAGCCCGCTGCAACTGCCCGCCAAACACAAGCTCAACGCACTGGCACTTGGCATATCGTTTGTGTTGCTGCTCGTATTTGTCGGTATTGACGGCAGCGGCTTCATCCTACTGATAATGACCCTGATTGCCCTCGCATTCGGCTGGCACTTGGTCGCCTCCATCGGCGGCGCAGATATGCCTGTGGTCGTATCCATGCTCAACTCCTACTCCGGCTGGGCGGCCGCAGCGGCAGGCTTTATGCTCTCCAACGACCTGCTCATCGTCACCGGCGCACTGGTCGGCTCAAGCGGCGCAATTCTATCCTACATTATGTGCAAAGCCATGAACCGGTCGTTTGTTTCCGTGATTGCCGGCGGTTTCGGCAGCGACAGCGGCACATCATCTTCCGGCAGCCAAGAGATAGGGGAATACCGAGAAGTCAAAGCTGCCGATGTTGCCGAAATGCTGAAAGGCGCAAACAGTGTCATTATCACCCCGGGCTACGGTATGGCAGTCGCACAAGCGCAATACCCCGTTGCAGAAATCACCGAACTTTTGCGTAAAAACGGCACCGAAGTACGCTTCGGCATCCACCCCGTCGCCGGCCGCCTACCCGGTCACATGAACGTACTGCTTGCCGAAGCCAAAGTCCCCTACGACATCGTTTTGGAAATGGACGAAATCAACGACGACTTCCCCGAAACCGATGTAGTCTTGGTCATCGGCGCGAACGACACCGTCAACCCGGCCGCCCAAACCGACCCGAACAGCCCGATTGCCGGCATGCCCGTGTTGGAAGTGTGGAAGGCAAAAGAAGTCATCGTCTTCAAACGCTCGATGAACACCGGCTACGCAGGCGTACAAAACCCGCTGTTCTTCAACGAAAACAGCGTAATGTGTTTCGGAGATGCGAAGAAAACCGTGGATGACATTCTGTCCGAACTGAAAAAATAA
- a CDS encoding roadblock/LC7 domain-containing protein, whose amino-acid sequence MQQLLISILEDLNNTSTDIIASAVISTDGLPMATMLPSHLNSDRVGAISATLLALASRSVNELACGELEQIMIKGKLGYILLSQAGKDAVLVLMAKESGKLGLILLDAKRAARHIAESI is encoded by the coding sequence ATGCAGCAATTATTGATTTCAATCCTTGAAGATTTAAACAATACATCTACGGATATTATCGCGTCTGCCGTTATCTCAACCGATGGATTACCGATGGCGACTATGTTGCCTTCGCATTTGAATTCGGATAGGGTGGGTGCGATTTCTGCTACTTTGCTTGCTTTGGCCAGTCGTTCGGTAAATGAGCTTGCCTGCGGTGAGTTGGAGCAGATTATGATTAAGGGAAAATTGGGCTACATCCTTTTGAGCCAGGCAGGCAAAGATGCAGTATTGGTGCTGATGGCAAAAGAAAGCGGCAAGCTTGGTTTAATTTTGTTGGACGCAAAACGTGCGGCAAGACATATTGCAGAAAGTATATAA
- a CDS encoding peptidase M23 yields the protein MESTLSLQTNLYPRLTPAGAFYAVSSDTPSAGKTLLHGLLKADPGEVVSSEKLLAWADTSDIDTALNLLYRLQKLEFLYGDENGDSDGINFADEQLPLLMEQLSGSGKALLVDRNGLYLANANFHHEAAEELGLLAAEVAQMEKKHRLLVRNNLYINNNAWGVCDPSGQSELTFFPLYIGSTKLILVVGGIPDLSKEAFVTLVRILYRRYSNRV from the coding sequence ATGGAATCAACACTTTCACTACAAACGAATTTATATCCCCGCCTGACCCCGGCCGGCGCATTCTATGCAGTATCCAGCGATACTCCGAGTGCCGGCAAAACTTTGCTGCACGGTTTGCTGAAGGCAGACCCCGGTGAAGTGGTTAGTAGCGAGAAACTGCTTGCTTGGGCAGATACCTCCGACATTGATACCGCTTTAAATTTGCTGTACCGTCTGCAAAAACTTGAATTTCTCTATGGTGATGAAAATGGTGATTCTGACGGTATTAATTTTGCAGACGAACAATTGCCGTTGTTGATGGAACAGTTGTCCGGCAGTGGTAAGGCATTATTGGTCGATAGGAATGGTCTGTATCTTGCCAATGCCAATTTTCATCATGAGGCGGCTGAAGAATTAGGGTTGCTGGCGGCAGAAGTCGCACAGATGGAAAAGAAACACCGGCTATTGGTTAGGAATAATCTGTATATTAACAATAATGCTTGGGGGGTTTGCGATCCTTCCGGTCAGAGCGAACTGACATTTTTCCCATTGTATATTGGGTCAACCAAGCTTATTTTGGTTGTCGGTGGCATTCCGGACTTGAGTAAGGAGGCATTTGTTACTCTAGTAAGGATTTTATACCGCCGTTACAGTAACCGTGTGTAA
- a CDS encoding GTP-binding protein, translated as MRENKIIFTGPVGVGKTTAIAAISDDPPIQTDASASDMTLDRKRNTTVAMDYGVIYLDEDTKVHLYGTPGQERFNFMWEILSQGSMGLVLLLDNARTNPLKDLEFFLDSFQGLLKTAPVVIGITKMDIRSQPGIDVYHKYLAKHNLNVPVFEIDARKENDVKQLVSAMLFSIDPGLEV; from the coding sequence ATGAGAGAAAATAAAATTATTTTCACCGGTCCTGTCGGTGTGGGAAAAACCACGGCTATTGCAGCTATTTCAGACGATCCTCCCATTCAGACTGATGCTTCGGCATCTGATATGACTTTGGATAGAAAAAGGAATACGACCGTAGCAATGGATTATGGCGTAATCTATCTGGATGAAGATACTAAAGTTCACCTGTATGGTACCCCGGGTCAGGAACGATTTAACTTTATGTGGGAAATTCTGAGTCAAGGCAGTATGGGCTTGGTTTTGCTTTTAGATAATGCACGGACTAATCCGTTGAAAGATTTGGAATTTTTCTTGGATTCGTTTCAAGGATTGCTGAAAACGGCGCCGGTCGTTATCGGTATTACTAAAATGGATATACGCTCACAGCCCGGTATCGACGTGTATCACAAATATCTTGCAAAACATAATCTTAATGTTCCGGTTTTCGAAATTGATGCCCGTAAGGAAAATGACGTAAAACAATTGGTTAGTGCAATGTTATTTTCTATTGATCCGGGACTGGAGGTTTAA
- a CDS encoding response regulator — translation MEVQIPKIKTVHVMLAGMTAHQESIFKMAFKMHNTTRYETVPSSDGSIVPDLVLVDTDAEGGLDLWKEFGERYKDIPVTVCSEKAPDAEVPYLPKPIRFETLFPMLRKLLQGENVYGKSFTAPVGQSAKGSGNEQRTTTIRRFNPNKGLLGALRFAEKNGQDIAILHGGKPVLIVFPSIQRVLLTESAEKLEQLCKDDNVQVGCKVVPDNPQWREKAKVSIMSCMWQLSIWTAQGRLIYPISPDTLFTLRSWPNLTRLAHVPESIRLSAFLTKTSVNLNVLYKVMPLSINDILNYIAATYATGFLSVDLKTVSQHSYHDTVDKIDIGVNSASDSEMAKEAVKMTAPSQTQPRGLLQRLMKKLLGN, via the coding sequence ATGGAAGTACAAATACCGAAAATTAAAACAGTACACGTTATGTTGGCGGGGATGACGGCGCATCAGGAATCCATTTTTAAAATGGCATTCAAAATGCACAATACCACCCGTTATGAAACGGTACCTTCTTCAGACGGCAGTATTGTACCTGATTTGGTTTTAGTGGATACTGATGCAGAGGGCGGCCTGGATCTTTGGAAGGAGTTTGGTGAACGTTATAAGGATATACCTGTTACCGTATGTTCCGAGAAAGCCCCTGATGCTGAAGTTCCCTACCTGCCTAAACCAATCCGGTTTGAAACATTGTTTCCCATGCTCCGCAAATTATTGCAGGGAGAAAATGTTTATGGGAAATCGTTTACTGCGCCTGTAGGTCAGTCTGCAAAAGGCAGTGGCAATGAGCAACGCACGACAACAATACGCCGCTTCAATCCGAATAAAGGTTTATTGGGAGCGTTGCGATTCGCAGAAAAGAACGGGCAGGATATTGCCATTTTACACGGAGGAAAGCCGGTTCTTATCGTTTTTCCCTCAATACAACGGGTTCTTCTGACAGAAAGTGCGGAAAAACTTGAGCAGTTGTGTAAGGACGATAATGTGCAGGTAGGCTGTAAAGTCGTTCCTGATAATCCCCAGTGGCGTGAAAAAGCAAAAGTCAGCATCATGTCCTGTATGTGGCAGCTTTCTATTTGGACGGCACAGGGTAGGTTAATTTATCCGATCTCTCCGGATACCTTGTTTACGTTGAGGTCTTGGCCGAATTTGACTAGGTTGGCGCATGTGCCGGAATCGATACGGCTATCGGCGTTTTTAACTAAAACATCCGTTAACCTTAATGTGTTGTATAAAGTTATGCCTTTGAGTATTAATGATATTTTGAATTATATTGCGGCAACCTATGCAACTGGGTTCTTATCTGTAGATTTGAAGACGGTCTCCCAGCATTCATATCATGATACGGTAGATAAGATAGATATCGGAGTCAACTCTGCCTCAGACAGTGAAATGGCAAAAGAAGCGGTAAAAATGACTGCACCATCACAAACACAGCCGCGAGGTCTTCTTCAAAGGCTGATGAAAAAACTGTTGGGTAATTAG
- a CDS encoding tetratricopeptide repeat protein codes for MENSLIIGLALVAVLLVLLVMRAKQGKQIPKHKSQSGGNSKGQSSDHDDTDWIGQVDRSVSDGAQSDWSWNESAETASAAVSAQEVDPLTEYQVYKQFGYQGKAAESLAAYLNSIPDDEDKPENLIRELLDTNLEVGDVDVLADNLQKYGSLIPSGLLAKYVQQALQLDPNHLRIRVLAEEGLGWSIQEIEKCTEDGAVTADSASALPDAAVQEREAGEVKRIPIVRGKKDVSEISQEEVGAIAGLVRADQGAKILKGKVSYETASKQYDRAIQASEKPANLIIDALKLDYQHADIDRFAGHLWKLYQALGNYGRQVKERMLGWGYSLGYHEVFDDLEKGPDDQQIKDIGMGHGYLPQNIQKSKAQYRDLVLQDSSLINANVSPADDAIKEVESLLMYGQLDAAMDVLEQAVLKYPDESQLYITLIDIYERTEDWGRLGQFLRVLRERADRLPEEVVMLMSRLLQRMNRNIKK; via the coding sequence TTGGAAAACTCATTAATTATCGGCTTGGCACTGGTAGCTGTGTTACTGGTGCTTTTGGTCATGCGTGCAAAACAAGGTAAACAAATACCGAAGCACAAGTCACAAAGCGGTGGCAATTCAAAAGGACAATCATCTGATCATGATGATACGGACTGGATTGGTCAGGTAGACCGTTCAGTATCAGACGGTGCGCAGTCGGACTGGTCGTGGAATGAAAGTGCTGAAACCGCATCTGCAGCCGTGTCTGCGCAAGAAGTCGATCCACTGACGGAATATCAGGTTTATAAACAATTCGGGTATCAGGGTAAGGCAGCCGAATCCCTGGCTGCTTATTTGAACAGTATTCCGGACGATGAAGACAAGCCTGAAAACCTTATCCGCGAATTGCTCGATACCAACCTTGAAGTGGGGGATGTAGATGTTTTGGCAGATAATTTGCAGAAGTACGGCAGTCTGATACCTTCCGGACTTCTGGCAAAATATGTTCAACAGGCATTACAGCTCGATCCCAACCATTTGCGTATACGGGTTTTGGCTGAAGAAGGTTTGGGTTGGAGCATCCAAGAGATTGAGAAATGTACAGAGGATGGTGCTGTAACGGCGGATTCTGCGTCTGCGTTGCCGGATGCGGCTGTTCAAGAGCGTGAAGCAGGAGAAGTCAAGCGTATTCCGATCGTTCGGGGTAAAAAAGACGTTTCCGAAATTAGCCAGGAGGAGGTTGGTGCAATTGCTGGTTTGGTACGTGCAGATCAAGGTGCAAAAATCCTTAAAGGCAAAGTTAGTTACGAAACGGCATCAAAACAATATGACCGTGCCATTCAGGCTTCTGAGAAACCTGCCAACCTGATTATTGATGCACTCAAACTTGATTACCAACATGCAGACATCGATCGTTTTGCTGGGCACCTGTGGAAGCTTTATCAAGCATTGGGAAACTATGGCAGACAGGTAAAAGAGAGAATGCTGGGGTGGGGATACAGCCTGGGCTACCATGAAGTCTTCGATGATTTGGAAAAAGGACCGGACGATCAGCAAATTAAAGACATCGGTATGGGGCATGGGTATCTGCCGCAAAATATACAGAAATCAAAAGCACAATATCGGGACTTGGTACTTCAAGATTCTTCATTAATCAATGCCAATGTATCTCCGGCAGACGATGCGATTAAAGAAGTAGAATCGTTGCTGATGTATGGTCAACTGGATGCGGCAATGGATGTGTTGGAGCAGGCGGTATTGAAATATCCGGACGAATCCCAGCTGTATATTACGTTAATCGATATTTATGAACGTACCGAAGATTGGGGTAGATTGGGGCAGTTTTTAAGGGTACTGAGGGAGCGTGCTGACAGATTGCCGGAAGAAGTCGTCATGCTGATGAGCCGGCTGCTGCAGCGTATGAATCGAAATATAAAAAAATAA
- the rlmD gene encoding 23S rRNA (uracil(1939)-C(5))-methyltransferase RlmD, with product METEVNVAEISALDYEGRGVAKVGGKTVFIKGALPSERVGFQITKQKKQFDEAETVAIFKVSDERTVPQCRYFERCGGCSLQHISPTAQVAFKQRIMEEQFERIGKVKPKQILPPIYGHVWHYRDRARFSVSLDKSCRLKLGFQAKKTNDVVDISSCMLIPKPVSDKLPAIRELLQDLAEEGNVARFAEFYRGSEITVLNIAFKSKLRQNDENRIRQWFDSELSDDWQIWLQIEGKVSEPFYPQKDTTLKYTLLEFGIEMPFRPGDFTQINTDTNRLMVSRAVKMLDIRQGERVADLFCGLGNFSLPIAKSGASVVGVEGAENLVGRARQNARLNGCGGQTDFIAANLFDCTENTVASWGKFDKMLIDPPRSGAYEVVRSLKPPYLPKKIVYVSCNPSTLARDAGVLVEKGYILGQVGIMNMFAHTSHVESIAVFELTSEISKAGFKDKK from the coding sequence ATGGAGACGGAAGTAAATGTCGCGGAAATTTCCGCCTTGGATTATGAAGGCAGGGGCGTGGCAAAGGTCGGCGGTAAAACGGTTTTTATTAAAGGAGCATTGCCGTCTGAAAGAGTCGGTTTTCAGATTACCAAACAGAAAAAGCAGTTTGACGAAGCGGAAACAGTAGCGATATTCAAGGTTTCGGATGAGCGTACCGTCCCGCAGTGCCGTTATTTTGAACGCTGTGGCGGTTGCTCCCTGCAACATATTTCTCCGACAGCGCAGGTGGCGTTCAAACAAAGGATTATGGAAGAGCAGTTCGAGCGTATCGGTAAGGTCAAACCGAAGCAGATATTGCCGCCGATTTACGGACATGTATGGCATTATCGGGATAGGGCGCGGTTCAGTGTGTCATTAGACAAATCATGCCGTCTGAAATTGGGGTTTCAGGCAAAGAAAACGAATGATGTGGTGGACATTTCGTCATGTATGCTGATTCCGAAGCCTGTTTCAGACAAGCTGCCGGCTATCAGGGAGCTTTTGCAGGATTTGGCGGAAGAGGGAAATGTTGCCCGTTTTGCCGAGTTTTATCGCGGCAGTGAAATCACCGTATTGAACATCGCGTTCAAGAGCAAACTTCGGCAGAATGATGAAAACCGGATTAGGCAGTGGTTTGATTCGGAATTGTCGGATGACTGGCAGATTTGGCTGCAAATCGAAGGAAAGGTATCGGAACCGTTTTATCCCCAAAAAGATACGACATTAAAATATACATTACTGGAATTCGGCATTGAAATGCCGTTCCGGCCGGGAGATTTTACGCAAATTAATACAGATACCAACCGGCTGATGGTTTCACGCGCGGTAAAAATGCTCGACATACGTCAGGGTGAGCGAGTTGCGGACCTGTTTTGCGGTTTGGGCAATTTCAGTCTGCCCATAGCCAAGAGCGGAGCGAGTGTGGTTGGTGTCGAAGGTGCGGAAAATCTGGTCGGGCGTGCCCGGCAAAATGCACGGTTAAACGGTTGCGGCGGACAAACAGATTTTATTGCTGCCAACCTCTTTGATTGCACCGAGAATACGGTGGCCTCATGGGGAAAATTTGACAAAATGTTGATAGATCCTCCCAGAAGCGGTGCGTATGAAGTCGTTAGATCATTGAAGCCGCCTTATCTCCCGAAAAAAATCGTTTATGTGTCCTGTAATCCTTCCACTTTAGCACGGGATGCGGGCGTGTTGGTTGAAAAAGGCTATATCCTCGGCCAGGTGGGAATAATGAATATGTTTGCCCATACATCCCATGTTGAGTCTATCGCAGTATTTGAACTAACATCGGAAATTAGCAAGGCAGGATTTAAGGATAAAAAGTAA
- a CDS encoding L,D-transpeptidase, translating into MNKTICLTAVLSITSFSYAHTVIPDVSPIAQGQHVFINIPQQRLFLYTDGNLTKVYPVAVGRAMTQTNLGEHKIGAKAYNPVWHIPKSIQKERGDGVKTIAAGPDNPLGPVFVRLGDPKLGLGIHGTNAPASVPGVRSHGCVRMKSPDALEFAKTIATGSPASVIYQMAGLNEDAGNNLWLAAFHDPYGKNNLDIASLKKSIAQWAKTQGKTIASGKIDAVLKARTGAPVCLTCGKNGKLKMPLRSLAWMQGSSAYSQPETPAQVIQSNPDEPSVPQTEAKQPAQSIRPVPILPSNRRPTVESIPQAETETLENTASETVDLLF; encoded by the coding sequence ATGAATAAAACAATCTGCCTCACCGCCGTACTGTCTATAACCAGTTTTTCATACGCGCATACAGTTATTCCCGATGTTTCCCCCATTGCGCAAGGTCAACATGTCTTCATCAACATCCCTCAGCAACGCCTGTTCCTCTACACTGACGGCAACCTAACCAAGGTCTATCCCGTTGCAGTAGGACGAGCCATGACTCAGACCAACTTGGGTGAACATAAAATCGGTGCAAAAGCCTACAACCCCGTTTGGCATATCCCCAAATCCATACAAAAAGAACGCGGCGACGGCGTGAAAACCATAGCCGCTGGTCCGGACAACCCTTTAGGGCCGGTTTTTGTCCGCTTAGGCGACCCAAAACTAGGTTTGGGCATACACGGAACCAATGCACCGGCCAGCGTTCCCGGAGTCCGGAGCCACGGCTGCGTCCGCATGAAATCGCCCGATGCGCTCGAATTTGCCAAAACTATCGCCACAGGCTCACCTGCATCTGTCATCTATCAAATGGCCGGTCTCAACGAAGATGCAGGAAACAACCTTTGGCTTGCAGCCTTCCACGACCCTTACGGTAAGAACAACCTTGACATTGCCTCGCTGAAAAAAAGTATTGCGCAATGGGCAAAAACACAGGGTAAAACCATCGCATCCGGAAAAATCGATGCCGTACTTAAAGCACGTACCGGCGCGCCCGTCTGCCTGACCTGCGGTAAAAACGGCAAGCTAAAGATGCCGCTTAGATCGCTGGCATGGATGCAGGGTTCTTCCGCATACAGCCAACCCGAAACACCGGCCCAAGTTATTCAATCCAATCCTGATGAACCGTCTGTCCCGCAGACTGAAGCAAAACAGCCGGCTCAAAGCATCCGCCCCGTTCCCATCCTGCCTTCCAATAGAAGGCCTACTGTCGAATCCATACCTCAGGCAGAAACAGAAACCCTTGAAAATACTGCTTCTGAAACGGTCGACCTGCTGTTCTAG